In Spirosoma aureum, a single genomic region encodes these proteins:
- a CDS encoding epoxide hydrolase family protein has product MKTTERIIASTLMAGAIVLHGTTSSAQTESTIQSGSNESIRPFRIHVPAKELANLKRRILATKWPGKETVSDQSQGVQLETVQKLAHYWATDYDWRKVEARLNALPQFITNIDGLDIHFIHVRSKHPNALPVIITHGWPGSIIEQMKVIEPLTNPTAHGGKAEDAFDVVIPSLPGHGFSGKPTATGWDPIRIARAWIVLMKRLGYTRFVAQGGDWGDAVSEQMALLGAPELIGIHTNMPATVPDDVATALQFGTPPPSGLSADEKHAYDQLDFFYKHGVAYAQEMGNRPQTLYGIEDSPVGLAAWMLDHDASSHALIARVFDGKTEGLTRDDIIDNITLYWLTGTAVSSARLYWESKLPFFAPKKVTIPVAVSVFPDEIYAAPRSWAEKAFSNLIHYNRLPKGGHFAAWEQPEFYSTELRAAFQSLRQTASNGTAKAPTGR; this is encoded by the coding sequence ATGAAAACGACTGAACGAATCATCGCAAGCACTTTAATGGCTGGAGCCATAGTCCTGCATGGAACAACGAGTTCCGCACAAACAGAAAGTACGATCCAATCCGGATCCAATGAGTCAATACGTCCGTTCCGGATCCATGTTCCTGCGAAAGAACTCGCTAATCTGAAACGCCGGATTCTGGCCACTAAATGGCCCGGAAAAGAAACAGTTTCCGATCAATCGCAGGGTGTGCAACTAGAGACCGTTCAAAAGCTTGCCCACTATTGGGCAACGGATTACGATTGGCGAAAGGTCGAAGCCAGATTGAATGCCCTGCCGCAATTCATCACCAACATCGACGGGCTGGATATTCATTTCATTCACGTTCGTTCGAAGCATCCAAATGCTCTGCCCGTGATCATCACCCATGGTTGGCCGGGCTCGATCATTGAACAAATGAAGGTCATTGAGCCGCTGACAAATCCAACGGCACATGGCGGGAAGGCCGAAGATGCGTTCGATGTCGTGATTCCGTCACTGCCGGGCCATGGTTTTTCCGGGAAACCCACCGCCACTGGCTGGGATCCTATCCGAATAGCACGCGCCTGGATTGTGCTCATGAAGCGTCTGGGTTATACGCGATTCGTGGCGCAGGGGGGCGATTGGGGGGATGCCGTCTCGGAACAAATGGCTTTGCTGGGAGCTCCTGAATTGATCGGCATTCACACCAATATGCCTGCCACCGTACCCGACGACGTTGCAACCGCACTCCAATTCGGCACTCCGCCACCATCGGGCCTCTCTGCCGACGAGAAACATGCTTACGATCAACTCGATTTTTTCTATAAGCATGGTGTGGCTTACGCTCAGGAGATGGGAAACCGCCCACAGACATTATATGGCATCGAGGACTCACCGGTTGGTCTTGCCGCCTGGATGCTCGATCACGATGCGAGCAGTCACGCGCTCATTGCCCGTGTCTTTGATGGTAAAACCGAGGGACTCACACGGGATGACATTATCGACAACATTACCCTCTACTGGTTGACAGGCACAGCGGTTTCTTCGGCTCGCCTGTATTGGGAAAGTAAGCTTCCATTTTTCGCTCCCAAAAAAGTGACTATACCAGTTGCCGTAAGCGTCTTTCCTGATGAGATTTATGCAGCTCCGCGGAGTTGGGCAGAGAAAGCATTTTCAAACCTGATTCATTACAATCGGCTCCCTAAAGGCGGTCATTTTGCGGCCTGGGAGCAACCGGAATTCTACTCGACTGAACTGCGCGCAGCCTTCCAGTCTCTGCGCCAAACGGCCAGTAATGGTACGGCAAAGGCACCCACTGGTCGCTAA
- a CDS encoding adenylate/guanylate cyclase domain-containing protein, producing the protein MSTTPKSFRVEFAQQKSILVRANQTLLEAALTTGIPMLHSCQGNARCSTCRLLVHAGADVLSTPTAAERQLAGQMHLPPDIRLACQARLVGDGAKVTPILRDQTDIDLYLSPLAVGKSQDMGMEKELVLLFLDIRNFTHLVETHLAFDVIHLVRKLFTAFQFILQSFGGKIIESAGDSLYIVFGLEQTLTASASAAVQAGYALQSELNRLNDQYFQKYFDLSISIGIGVHQGTVISGTIYLGEQKHIVVMGHAVNVASRLQNATKEVNNDYIVSADVMDLLPRSTRVVDPITIQVRGISKPVPVYLLGQAYELSKKPLAHAYVS; encoded by the coding sequence ATGTCGACCACACCAAAGAGTTTTCGGGTTGAATTCGCCCAACAGAAAAGCATATTGGTTAGGGCAAATCAAACGCTGCTGGAGGCTGCCTTAACGACCGGTATTCCGATGTTACATTCATGTCAGGGAAATGCACGATGTTCGACCTGTCGGCTACTGGTTCATGCGGGTGCCGATGTACTCAGTACGCCAACGGCAGCAGAGCGACAATTAGCTGGTCAAATGCATTTGCCCCCAGATATTCGATTGGCCTGCCAGGCCCGCCTAGTTGGCGATGGGGCTAAAGTCACTCCAATTTTGCGCGACCAAACTGATATAGACTTGTATCTGAGCCCGTTAGCGGTGGGTAAAAGCCAGGATATGGGCATGGAAAAAGAACTGGTGTTGCTTTTTCTGGACATCCGTAATTTCACCCACCTGGTTGAGACCCATCTGGCTTTCGATGTGATTCACCTTGTTCGCAAACTGTTCACTGCTTTTCAGTTCATCTTGCAGAGCTTCGGGGGCAAGATCATTGAAAGCGCTGGCGATAGTTTATACATCGTTTTTGGCCTGGAGCAGACGCTGACCGCCAGTGCTTCAGCGGCCGTACAGGCGGGCTACGCCCTTCAGTCTGAACTTAACCGACTTAACGATCAGTATTTTCAAAAGTATTTTGATCTAAGCATCTCCATTGGTATTGGCGTTCATCAGGGCACGGTTATAAGCGGAACCATCTACCTGGGTGAGCAAAAGCATATAGTTGTCATGGGTCATGCTGTCAACGTAGCCTCTCGGTTGCAAAACGCAACCAAAGAGGTAAATAACGACTATATCGTGTCAGCTGATGTCATGGATTTATTGCCTAGGTCAACAAGGGTGGTTGATCCCATTACCATTCAGGTACGAGGTATTTCCAAACCTGTTCCTGTCTATTTGCTTGGGCAAGCGTACGAATTATCAAAAAAACCGTTGGCCCACGCCTATGTCAGTTGA
- a CDS encoding nuclear transport factor 2 family protein, giving the protein MKLLNTIYQLLSGSPVRPGVTDLNARLLNTWVLHQSIEYLHPQCIWQLGEGHILQGSYKGYDFYKWYTQQLDARYATWTEAIESVISSEIGGIIVGEYQFQKEIDGLWQTAPFTHFYRIENDQITSVRMYMGAISSHLDAGNQLIEIASIQFFLSAN; this is encoded by the coding sequence ATGAAACTATTGAACACTATTTATCAACTACTGTCGGGATCACCGGTTCGCCCAGGCGTGACGGACCTCAATGCCCGTCTGCTGAATACCTGGGTTCTCCATCAATCGATCGAATACCTGCATCCCCAATGCATCTGGCAACTGGGAGAGGGGCACATTCTTCAAGGATCTTACAAAGGCTATGATTTCTACAAATGGTACACGCAGCAATTAGACGCCAGGTATGCGACCTGGACGGAAGCCATCGAGAGTGTGATTAGCTCAGAGATAGGTGGCATTATTGTCGGGGAATACCAGTTTCAAAAAGAAATCGATGGCCTCTGGCAAACAGCTCCATTTACCCATTTTTATCGAATAGAGAATGATCAGATTACGTCGGTTCGCATGTACATGGGTGCCATATCAAGTCACTTGGATGCTGGTAATCAACTTATTGAGATAGCCTCCATTCAATTTTTTCTCTCGGCTAACTAA
- a CDS encoding DsbA family protein: MKIALTRADSAQGPLELIEYGDPTHPQSRLTRQELNAVADGMKGDVCLRYRYFPHLESTQSILGACALEAAASQHQFWSIYHALARSLTWPP, translated from the coding sequence ATGAAAATCGCTTTAACCCGAGCAGACTCTGCTCAAGGACCGTTGGAACTGATTGAGTATGGTGACCCAACTCATCCCCAGAGTAGGCTGACCCGCCAAGAACTAAACGCAGTCGCCGACGGAATGAAAGGAGATGTATGCCTTCGCTACCGCTACTTTCCCCACCTGGAAAGCACCCAGTCCATACTGGGAGCCTGCGCACTTGAAGCAGCCGCCAGCCAGCACCAGTTCTGGTCGATATATCATGCACTGGCACGTTCATTAACCTGGCCACCCTAG